From a region of the Verrucomicrobiia bacterium genome:
- a CDS encoding class I SAM-dependent methyltransferase, translating into MADSNPKLADAFRTNKTYYRMMREHNVKTGETPAIENEMLDFVRSTKPDQVFFDAGAGEGTITVWIAEQLPKNQVIAVDLSPVGIGMGQALAKKRGVKNLSLSVDSLEKLTLKDNSVDRVFSQSVVEHVPNLPAMFSELYRVMRPGSEGIIRVSNAASMHHFSLKHYLFHRNDPIPSDPTGELKEGDYWQHRHNFDAHELPAYTLQKLVEQAGLKVTFLTTFPSHLPTEPGSGLKRLLLRVLVALRWLPILRQLGPTTILKFQKP; encoded by the coding sequence ATGGCAGATTCCAACCCAAAACTCGCGGATGCCTTCCGCACCAACAAAACGTACTACCGCATGATGCGGGAGCACAACGTTAAGACGGGTGAAACCCCTGCCATTGAAAATGAAATGCTGGATTTTGTACGGTCCACCAAGCCGGACCAGGTTTTCTTTGATGCGGGAGCCGGCGAAGGGACCATTACCGTCTGGATCGCGGAGCAGCTTCCCAAGAACCAAGTTATCGCCGTAGACCTCTCGCCCGTTGGTATTGGGATGGGCCAGGCCTTGGCAAAGAAACGGGGGGTTAAGAACCTTTCACTTTCCGTAGATTCACTTGAGAAACTCACCCTTAAGGATAATTCGGTAGACCGTGTGTTTTCACAGTCCGTAGTGGAACATGTCCCCAACCTTCCCGCCATGTTCAGCGAGCTCTACCGGGTTATGCGGCCAGGAAGCGAGGGCATTATTCGCGTGAGCAATGCAGCCTCCATGCACCACTTCTCCCTAAAGCACTACCTTTTCCACCGCAACGACCCTATCCCCAGCGACCCGACAGGTGAGCTGAAAGAAGGCGACTACTGGCAGCACCGGCACAATTTTGATGCGCACGAGCTTCCCGCTTACACGCTTCAGAAACTTGTAGAGCAGGCTGGGCTCAAGGTTACCTTCCTGACAACCTTCCCCTCCCATCTTCCCACCGAACCAGGCTCTGGTTTAAAGAGATTGCTTCTTCGGGTATTGGTAGCCCTCAGGTGGCTACCCATTCTCCGTCAGTTGGGGCCAACCACTATCCTTAAGTTTCAAAAGCCCTAA